In Zygosaccharomyces rouxii strain CBS732 chromosome F complete sequence, a single window of DNA contains:
- a CDS encoding uncharacterized protein (similar to uniprot|P43585 Saccharomyces cerevisiae YFL004W VTC2 Phosphate metabolism transcription and similar to uniprot|Q02725 Saccharomyces cerevisiae YPL019C VTC3) → MLFGVKLANDIYPPWKSSYLDYERLKKLLKEALISDKSAGATARGDDPWSENDESRFVEALDKELEKVYGFLVSKYDSLMGKLNRLEEQTTSEDKIAELNFDTFQKVLEEVLSEAQQLDGFYRLNYTGFFKIVKKHDKLHPKYPSVKSLLEVRLKELPFHSEELSPLLYRTSFLYNVLRSNFTNFSQSLTDASKLSAVGDHTSSSTNFKSFKFWIHKDNLMEVKTRILRHLPALVYASAPTENDVLPNRLESDVMDADGGIVSSNSSNELLVENGFGNTKSYDPLLTALYFDNEQFELYNNKLLKTQSAPTVRLRWTGRLADKPDIFLEKRTVVENPESGNTELEEIRLKMKQKFINGFVFDGDSKYKTRTVNKLKESGTGDEEIAKVERNFDTMQRFILDEDLEPVLRTMYRRTAFQIPGDDRVRVTIDSDILFVREDDFDKMRPIRNPKDWHRNDLDANVSKPTKFLRTGEYSKFPYSVMEIKVQHEGEPSDGTDDNVSTDGPRLPRKHGQWITELTNSHLVKEVPRFSLYVQAVASLFAEEEKLDVLPFWLPELEGDIRKDPKQAYEEEKIKAKKQKETQAKINDMRRLSRVSNLSFPRAEEPHRDSKQVSEQVIQQMNDSLQPQNQQRAARGPDLEDHESSEEEYEGQKKKKAKAPRRIKVGDTFLNILAGRESALTGVEEEEDEIELPPGVKKPKNYIKNAGPVKVEAKVWLANERTFNRWLNVTTLMSVLTFSIYNSVKRAQFPQLANIMAYIFFGLTVFCGIWSYFTYLRRLNVIKERSGCHLDAPLGPILVAVVLIIALVLNFIVAFRETARRRNQQVLTQSMDDLPEKLRPIQEYIFKIVGAETIPEN, encoded by the coding sequence ATGTTGTTTGGTGTCAAGTTGGCTAACGATATCTACCCACCATGGAAGAGCTCATATCTTGATTATGAAAGGCTAAAGAAACTGTTAAAGGAGGCACTTATTAGTGATAAGTCTGCAGGTGCAACTGCCAGAGGTGATGACCCATGGagtgaaaatgatgaatcAAGATTTGTCGAGGCATTagataaagaattggagaaagTTTATGGATTCTTGGTAAGCAAATATGATTCCTTAATGGGTAAGTTGAACAGATTAGAGGAACAAACTACATCTGAGGATAAGATTGCAGAATTGAACTTCGATACTTTCCAAAAAGTATTGGAGGAAGTACTGAGTGAAGCACAACAGCTAGATGGATTTTACAGATTGAACTATACtggattctttaaaattgtaaagaaaCATGATAAATTGCATCCGAAGTATCCGTCGGTAAAATCATTATTAGAGGTCagattgaaagaattaccATTTCACTCGGAAGAATTATCGCCGCTGTTGTACAGGACTTCGTTCCTTTATAACGTTTTGAGATCTAATTTTACGAATTTCTCACAATCCCTAACCGATGCTTCCAAGCTGTCAGCTGTTGGTGATCATACCAGCTCTTCGACGAATTTTAAAAGCTTTAAATTCTGGATCCATAAGGATAATTTGATGGAAGTTAAGACTAGAATTCTAAGACATCTGCCAGCACTTGTCTATGCATCAGCACCAACTGAAAACGACGTTCTCCCTAACAGATTAGAATCCGATGTTATGGATGCTGATGGTGGAATAGTTTCCTCTAATTCTAGTAATGAATTATTGGTAGAAAATGGTTTCGGTAATACTAAATCTTACGATCCTCTTTTGACTGCCCTATATTTCGATAATGAACAATTTGAGCTTTATAACAACAAATTGCTCAAGACTCAATCTGCACCAACTGTTAGATTGAGATGGACTGGTAGATTGGCTGATAAACCAGATATTTTCCTAGAGAAAAGAACTGTGGTGGAAAATCCAGAAAGTGGTAACACTGAATTGGAGGAAATTAGACTCAAAATGAAgcaaaaattcatcaatgggTTTGTCTTCGATGGTGACAGTAAATATAAAACCCGTACTGtaaacaaattgaaagaaagtGGGACTGGGGACGAAGAAATCGCTAAAGTGGAACGTAATTTCGATACCATGCAAAGATTTATTCTTGATGAGGACTTGGAACCGGTATTGAGAACTATGTACAGAAGAACTGCATTTCAAATTCCAGGAGATGATAGAGTTAGGGTTACTATCGACTCGGATATTTTATTTGTTAGAGAAGATGATTTCGATAAAATGAGACCCATTAGAAATCCCAAGGATTGGCATAGAAACGACTTGGATGCTAATGTTTCCAAGCCAACTAAATTTTTAAGAACTGGTGAATACAGTAAATTTCCATATTCTGTCATGGAGATTAAAGTGCAACATGAAGGTGAGCCTTCTGATGGTACTGATGATAACGTTTCTACCGACGGACCTCGTCTGCCAAGGAAACATGGACAATGGATCACTGAATTAACAAATTCCCACCTTGTCAAAGAAGTTCCACGTTTCTCATTGTACGTGCAGGCTGTAGCATCGTTGTTTGCGGAAGAGGAGAAATTAGATGTCTTGCCCTTCTGGTTGCCTGAATTGGAGGGAGACATTAGAAAGGATCCCAAGCAAGCCTATGAGGAGGAGAAGATCAAGGCTAAAAAGCAGAAAGAGACTCAAGCAAAGATTAATGATATGAGGAGATTGTCAAGGGTTTCTAACCTAAGTTTCCCACGGGCCGAAGAACCACATCGGGATAGTAAGCAAGTGAGTGAGCAAGTCATTCAACAGATGAATGATAGCCTGCAACCTCAGAATCAACAACGAGCTGCAAGAGGACCTGATTTAGAGGACCATGAGTCCTCCGAAGAGGAGTATGAAGgccaaaagaagaagaaagctAAAGCACCTCGCCGTATTAAGGTTGGTGATACGTTTTTAAATATTCTCGCTGGTAGGGAATCCGCACTCACCGGggttgaagaagaggaagatgaaattgaattaccACCTGGTGTTAAAAAACCTAAGAATTATATTAAGAATGCTGGTCCTGTGAAAGTGGAGGCAAAGGTTTGGTTAGCCAACGAACGTACTTTTAATAGATGGTTGAACGTAACCACTCTGATGAGTGTCTTAACATTTTCCATCTACAACTCTGTGAAAAGAGCACAGTTTCCACAGCTGGCCAATATCATGGCATatattttctttggattgACAGTGTTTTGCGGTATCTGGTCTTATTTTACCTATTTGAGAAGATTGAATGTgattaaagaaagaagcGGTTGTCATTTGGATGCACCATTGGGCCCCATTCTCGTTGCTGTTGTCTTAATAATCGCACTAGTGCTCAATTTCATTGTAGCATTCCGTGAGACGGCTAGAAGACGTAACCAACAAGTTTTAACTCAATCTATGGATGATCTACCAGAGAAATTGAGACCAATTCAAGAGTATATATTCAAAATCGTTGGTGCCGAGACTATTCCTGAAAACTAA
- the MSH4 gene encoding MutS family protein MSH4 (similar to uniprot|P40965 Saccharomyces cerevisiae YFL003C MSH4 Protein involved in meiotic recombination required for normal levels of crossing over colocalizes with Zip2p to discrete foci on meiotic chromosomes has homology to bacterial MutS protein), producing the protein MVNNGPERVLCSIFELSRDIGTKVGICVIKYHTGEMILSDYMDSQIYIRTVHNIQVYQPTEILLPSSSLSPVVSKLATIIKFNVDESVRITETSAKYFNSQDGLTAIDKYMIENDKKQLLMDEFTDKAFALNATAAAMYYTGEIVSTASNSCLTRYENFRIKYEGTENTMLIDPKTIRGLELVENNVVKQGLSFWKFMDNTCTKMGQRSLRNNILQPLTDKANIDMRLQTVKELLGQHELLDGLRTQMRKLQDLDKLFAKLLSVDQTAVKSEQKINYSILLKDSIAVTKNLRELLSQVALESTLLTEARDVFCHESIDQIEQLIHSYINEDCVWASSPLELENQRCYAVKCGANGLLDVSRQIYKNVMDEIIHEVEELSVTHDLIFDYNYDSSHGFFLRVKRQLVGSASSLPPIFINRVTKKNYIECNTLKIVKYNARLKEVLSEISIISEQVVDKLLTGIVKNISVLFMVSEAVSILDLMCCFAFNSRERNYCIPVFSNQMILQNSRHPVVETLIKDFIPNNISNTASNSLQIITGCNMSGKSVYLRQVVLLCIMAQMGCPIPADCAYCKIYTKIHARICNDSMELSTSTFAFEMKEMAYFLDDIDSSTLLVLDELGRGSSIGDGFCISLAVAEHLLKIGATIFLSTHFQDIPSILKYKPSVVHLNMLTDMKGDSSLEMHYRLSSDPATAIENPGIKAVQKLFSPTIIEEAYRICERLQISKSRCVGGFQTEEDRQHNLQMVRQMKKIFSLVELLGSQLDNEDQFSLPSLKSLQDLFVDSFEN; encoded by the coding sequence ATGGTAAACAATGGTCCTGAGAGGGTTTTATGTTCTATCTTTGAACTCTCTAGGGATATCGGTACTAAGGTCGGCATCTGTGTTATCAAATATCATACAGGAGAAATGATTTTGTCAGACTATATGGATTCCCAGATTTACATCCGTACTGTCCATAATATCCAGGTCTACCAACCCACAGAAATTCTGTTACCGAGTTCTAGTCTTTCCCCTGTAGTTTCTAAATTGGCAACAATTATTAAATTCAACGTTGATGAAAGTGTAAGGATTACAGAGACTTCtgccaaatatttcaattccCAAGATGGATTAACAGCCATTGACAAGTACATGATcgaaaatgataaaaagcAGCTACTTATGGATGAATTTACCGACAAGGCATTTGCTCTAAATGCTACTGCTGCTGCTATGTACTATACGGGAGAAATCGTCTCCACGGCATCCAATTCTTGCCTAACCAGATACGAAAACTTCCGTATTAAATATGAAGGTACTGAAAACACTATGCTTATTGATCCTAAGACGATCAGAGGCCTTGAGCTTGTGGAGAATAATGTGGTAAAACAAGGGCTCTCCTTTTGGAAATTTATGGATAATACATGTACCAAGATGGGACAAAGGTCATTGAGAAATAACATTTTACAACCTTTAACAGATAAAGCTAACATTGATATGCGACTACAAACGGTAAAGGAACTATTGGGACAACATGAACTACTTGATGGTCTTAGAACTCAGATGAGAAAACTGCAAGATTTAGATAAATTGTTCGCCAAACTGTTGTCAGTAGACCAGACAGCAGTCAAATCAGAacaaaagatcaattacTCCATCTTGCTCAAGGATTCTATCGCTGTGACTAAAAATTTACGAGAGTTACTCTCTCAAGTTGCACTAGAATCCACTTTACTTACAGAGGCTCGGGATGTCTTCTGTCATGAGAGCATAGATCAAATTGAACAGCTAATTCACAGCTACATTAATGAAGATTGTGTTTGGGCTTCTTCTCCTctggaattggaaaatcAACGATGCTATGCAGTTAAATGTGGTGCCAATGGTTTGCTCGATGTATCGAGGcaaatttacaaaaatgtCATGGATGAGATCATACATGAAGTAGAAGAATTATCAGTGACTCATGATCTTATCTTTGATTACAATTACGATTCTTCTCATGGATTTTTTTTGAGGGTAAAGCGTCAGCTAGTAGGATCTGCCTCTTCCTTACCGCCAATCTTCATAAACAGAGTGAccaagaaaaattacatcGAATGCAACACTCTCAAAATCGTCAAGTATAATGCCAGGTTAAAGGAAGTATTGTCAGAAATAAGCATCATAAGTGAACAAGTGGTAGATAAATTGTTGACTGGAATTGTGAAAAACATTTCTGTACTTTTTATGGTATCTGAAGCAGTATCTATCTTAGATTTGATGTGTTGCTTTGCATTTAATTCAAGGGAAAGGAACTATTGCATTCCTGTTTTCTCAAATCAAATGATATTACAAAATTCGAGACACCCGGTGGTGGAAACCCTAATTAAAGACTTCATCCCTAATAATATTTCGAATACAGCTagcaattctttacaaattATAACAGGTTGTAATATGAGTGGGAAATCGGTTTATCTAAGACAGGTGGTCTTACTTTGTATCATGGCACAGATGGGCTGTCCTATTCCTGCTGATTGTGCTTATTGCAAAATTTATACCAAAATTCATGCAAGAATATGCAACGACTCCATGGAATTGAGTACTTCCACATTCGCAtttgaaatgaaagaaatggCGTATTTTCTGGATGATATCGATTCTTCCACCCTGTTAGtccttgatgaattggGGAGGGGCTCTAGTATCGGTGACGGCTTTTGCATATCTTTGGCGGTTGCAGAACATTTGCTCAAGATTGGAGCCACTATCTTCCTTTCAACACATTTTCAAGATATCCCGAGCATTCTCAAGTATAAACCCTCTGTTGTGCATTTGAACATGTTGACTGACATGAAGGGTGACAGTTCCTTGGAAATGCACTATCGATTAAGTAGCGATCCCGCAACTGCCATCGAAAATCCAGGTATCAAAGCTGTCCAAAAGTTGTTCAGCCCCACCattattgaagaagctTATCGCATTTGCGAGAGGCTACAAATTAGTAAATCTCGATGCGTCGGTGGATTTCAAACTGAGGAAGACCGACAGCATAATCTTCAAATGGTCAGacaaatgaagaaaatattttCCCTAGTAGAGCTGCTGGGAAGTCAACTAGATAATGAAGATCAATTTTCACTTCCTTCTCTAAAATCACTCCAAGATTTGTTTGTCGATTCCTTTGAAAATTAA
- the HST2 gene encoding histone deacetylase HST2 (similar to uniprot|P53686 Saccharomyces cerevisiae YPL015C HST2 Cytoplasmic member of the silencing information regulator 2 (Sir2) family of NAD()-dependent protein deacetylases modulates nucleolar (rDNA) and telomeric silencing possesses NAD()-dependent histone deacetylase activity in vitro), which translates to MRLLRDELPRNYNSPTDKNTWRLLSSFIMDKSTIRSVSKHLQENPDAKVIFMVGAGISTPCGIPDFRSPKTGLYSNLSKLGLPFPEAVFDVDYFEENPKPFYTLAKELYPGNFKPSKFHYLMKLFEDKGRLRRIYTQNIDTLEREAKIHDKYIVEAHGSFASNVCIGCSQRFPVETFKAHLEPVKLEHKKDKGKKDEIEFDYARCDKCDSLIKPSIVFFGEGLPNNFFDTWDEDLEWLKKNKKGKHLVIVAGTSLSVYPFASLPSEVPLGFKRVLWNYEVVGEFRSNPRGGDLVFKGGSDEAAQELAKELNWLEELQELAGEEKEYKAKDAAEEVAAIANELENLDIGTETKKE; encoded by the coding sequence ATGAGACTCCTAAGAGATGAGCTGCCCCGAAACTACAATTCACCAACAGATAAGAACACTTGGAGGCTTCTATCGTCTTTCATCATGGATAAATCTACCATAAGAAGTGTTTCTAAACATCTCCAAGAAAATCCCGATGCTAAAGTAATCTTCATGGTTGGTGCTGGTATATCCACACCTTGTGGTATTCCTGATTTTAGATCACCAAAGACAGGTCTCTATAgtaatctttcaaaattagGATTACCATTCCCTGAAGCCGTGTTTGATGTTGActattttgaagaaaatcctAAGCCATTTTATACATTGGCCAAAGAACTTTACCCAGGTAATTTTAAACCTTCAAAATTCCActatttgatgaaattgtttgaGGACAAAGGTAGACTACGTAGGATTTACACTCAGAATATTGATACTTTGGAAAGAGAAGCTAAGATTCACGATAAATATATAGTAGAGGCTCATGGTAGTTTTGCATCAAATGTTTGTATTGGATGTTCTCAAAGATTTCCAGTAGAAACTTTCAAAGCTCATTTAGAACCAGTTAAACTAGAACATAAGAAAGACAAGGGAaaaaaggatgaaattgaattcgATTACGCACGCTGTGACAAATGTGATAGTTTGATTAAACCAAGTATCGTATTTTTCGGGGAAGGTTTACCaaataatttctttgacaCTTGGGATGAAGACTTAGAATGgttaaaaaagaataagaaggGAAAACATCTAGTGATTGTTGCTGGTACCTCTTTATCTGTGTATCCCTTTGCATCTTTGCCATCAGAAGTCCCTCTTGGCTTTAAAAGGGTACTTTGGAATTACGAAGTCGTTGGTGAGTTCCGTTCGAACCCTCGAGGAGGCGATCTTGTTTTTAAGGGAGGGTCAGATGAAGCGGCTCAAGAACTGgcaaaggaattgaattggttagaagaattacaagaactaGCCGGCgaagagaaagaatatAAGGCCAAAGACGCTGCTGAGGAAGTTGCCGCTATCGCTAACGAATTAGAGAATTTGGATATCGGTACTGAAACAAAAAAGGAATGA
- the SEC4 gene encoding Rab family GTPase SEC4 (highly similar to uniprot|P07560 Saccharomyces cerevisiae YFL005W SEC4 Secretory vesicle-associated Rab GTPase essential for exocytosis associates with the exocyst component Sec15p and may regulate polarized delivery of transport vesicles to the exocyst at the plasma membrane): MSGLRTVSASSGNGKSYDSIMKILLIGDSGVGKSCLLVRFVDDKFNPSFITTIGIDFKIKTVDINGKKIKLQLWDTAGQERFRTITTAYYRGAMGIILVYDVTDERTFSNIRQWFKTVNEHANDDAQLLLVGNKSDMDTRTVTYEQGEALAKELGIPFIESSAKNDDNVNEIFFTLAKLIQEKIDNDKLAGGSGAGKEGNININSGNNASSKNACCN, encoded by the coding sequence ATGTCAGGATTAAGAACTGTGAGTGCCTCTTCAGGCAATGGTAAGAGTTACGATTCTATTATGAAGATTTTGTTGATTGGTGATTCAGGTGTGGGTAAATCTTGTCTCTTGGTCCGTTTCGTGGATGACAAGTTCAACCCATCATTTATTACTACCATTGGTATTGATTTTAAGATTAAAACCGTTGACATTAACggtaaaaagattaaacTTCAACTTTGGGATACGGCAGGTCAAGAAAGATTCCGCACAATTACAACTGCCTACTATAGAGGTGCTATGGGTATCATCCTTGTCTATGATGTCACTGATGAGAGAACCTTCTCTAACATCAGGCAGTGGTTTAAAACCGTCAATGAACATGCAAATGATGATGCACAACTTTTACTGGTAGGTAACAAAAGTGATATGGATACTAGAACTGTTACCTATGAACAAGGTGAAGCTCTTGCAAAGGAATTAGGTATACCTTTCATCGAATCAAGTGCGAAGAATGATGATAACgttaatgaaattttcttcactCTAGCTAAATTGATTCAAGAGAAGATCGATAACGACAAGTTGGCTGGCGGTTCAGGTGCAGGTAAAGAGGGCAACATTAACATCAACTCTGGTAACAACGCTAGTTCAAAGAATGCCTGCTGTAATTAG
- the ULP1 gene encoding SUMO protease ULP1 (similar to uniprot|Q02724 Saccharomyces cerevisiae YPL020C ULP1 Ubl (ubiquitin-like protein)-specific protease that cleaves Smt3p protein conjugates specifically required for cell cycle progression associates with nucleoporins and may interact with septin rings during telophase) — MSLDIYKRIKTENSYSPLFSPISTHSSHNVQPPSLSLFNPKRTMSSSYLNTSPAAGIYVLPQRAISLDAHRLQQTKLGEDGGRGQFLKDITNTLVDTGKFFWHKLLRNGEYQNDHEVQTDKKITTPGNTNKRKMGDLSDYYLIPRKHRKISRGNEAIPAIEKSRFTSEGSDGSLHRAYDTLSFSKDPFNWNDWKTDVIKPKDNENSNVSNFYPRYGTSFARRSKLARQSTNKKQPLGTQWDELGYLRTVFNGEYTVPKMIQDERENQLKMLQKDKNNTIKVRKYIVDLTERIKNIILEKSNEEKENKDDDLVILKEQRVSTLEKKRKEHQSRCQRFDQSKVDFEGEFKMYRQLLDERKHIQEEVRKKKESSKKKKLVPSIGQQDINQVEKNLRRQDNAVLTNKDNIEVTTRDFRTLAPRRWLNDTVIEFFMHFIERETPRSVAFNSYFYTNLSERGYQGVRRWMRRKKVQIGDLEKIFVPVNLNESHWALGMIDIPSKSIYYVDSLSNGPNALSFAILNDLQNYVIEESKNTMGSDFMLKNLSCPQQPNGFDCGIYLCLNTLYLSHESPLTFDHNDAVRMRQYIAHLILLQGSK, encoded by the coding sequence ATGTCTCTCGATATTTATAAGAGAATAAAAACGGAGAATAGCTATTCTCCCCTGTTTTCGCCCATTTCGACCCATAGTTCTCATAATGTTCAACCACCTAGTTTATCACTCTTTAATCCAAAGAGAACCATGAGTTCAAGTTATCTGAATACAAGTCCAGCAGCTGGTATTTATGTACTTCCTCAGAGGGCCATTTCACTGGATGCACATCGTCTGCAACAGACAAAGCTTGGAGAGGATGGCGGAAGAGGGcaatttctcaaagatATTACCAATACTTTAGTTGACACtggtaaattcttttggCACAAGCTATTGAGGAATGGAGAGTATCAGAACGACCATGAGGTCCAGACAGATAAGAAGATTACAACTCCTGGAAATACCAATAAGAGGAAGATGGGAGATTTATCGGATTATTACCTCATACCAAGAAAACACAGAAAGATATCTAGAGGAAATGAAGCTATTCcagcaattgaaaaatcaagaTTTACTAGTGAAGGTAGTGATGGCAGTCTTCATCGTGCTTATGATACTTTGAGTTTTTCCAAGGATCCCTTTAACTGGAATGATTGGAAGACAGATGTGATAAAGCCAAAAGACAACGAAAACTCAAATGTCTCAAACTTCTATCCCAGATATGGTACTTCATTCGCTAGAAGGAGCAAATTAGCAAGGCAATCCACCAACAAAAAACAGCCTTTGGGGACCCAATGGGATGAGTTAGGGTATTTGAGAACGGTTTTTAATGGTGAGTACACAGTTCCTAAGATGATTCAAGATGAAAGGGAAAACCAGCTGAAGATGTTACAAAAGGATAAGAACAATACTATTAAAGTGCGAAAGTACATTGTCGATCTTACAGAGAGGATTAAGAATATCATTTTAGAGAAATCCaatgaagagaaagagaataaaGATGACGACCTGGTAATTCtgaaagaacaaagagTCAGCacattggaaaagaaacGTAAGGAGCACCAATCTAGGTGCcaaagatttgatcaatcCAAGGTGGATTTCGAAGGTGAATTTAAGATGTATAGGCAGTTACTGGATGAGAGGAAACACATACAAGAGGAAGtcagaaagaagaaagagagttctaagaaaaagaaactgGTACCCTCAATTGGTCAGCAGGATATTAATCAAGTGGAGAAGAATCTACGCAGACAAGATAACGCGGTTTTAACGAATAAAGATAATATAGAAGTAACAACAAGAGATTTTAGAACTCTGGCTCCTCGTAGGTGGCTTAACGATACAGTgatagaatttttcatgcATTTCATTGAAAGAGAAACTCCCAGATCCGTTGCTTTCAATTCTTATTTCTACACAAATCTTTCAGAGCGCGGTTATCAGGGTGTTAGACGTTGgatgagaagaaagaaggtTCAAATTGGAGATTTAGAGAAAATATTTGTACCCgtgaatttgaatgaatCTCATTGGGCTCTTGGGATGATTGATATACCGTCCAAATCTATTTACTACGTTGattctctttcaaatggaCCAAATGCATTAAGCTTTGCCATTTTAAACGATTTGCAGAATTACGTTATAGAAGAGAGTAAGAATACTATGGGTTCAGATTTTatgttgaagaatttgagtTGTCCACAACAGCCAAATGGTTTTGACTGTGGGATATATTTGTGCTTAAACACACTTTATTTGAGTCATGAATCCCCCTTGACATTTGATCATAACGACGCCGTGAGGATGAGACAATATATAGCACATTTAATATTATTGCAGGGATCTAAATAA